A window of Panicum virgatum strain AP13 chromosome 8K, P.virgatum_v5, whole genome shotgun sequence contains these coding sequences:
- the LOC120643453 gene encoding protein LURP-one-related 5-like — protein sequence MPDAAASGRRPPVYTVWKRSSMGFQGTDGFCVYDDAGRLAFRVDNYSRRRKLCAGELLLMDGQGTPLLSLRPQLLSLHDRWNCYMATEEEGVDKKPSPTSQQQVFTMSRCSALKSSDEAEVRMSAAGTAASSSSGLSCEHPQAAAPAYRIEGSFSRRNCKIRSGSDGKEAARITRKTAGVASRPVATLEDDVFSLAVRPGVDVATIMAIVVVMDRICHKPCTPMVCSSQ from the exons ATGCCGGACGCGGCGGCATcgggtcgccggccgccggtgtACACGGTCTGGAAGAGGTCCAGCATGGGCTTCCAGGGCACCGACGGCTTCTGCGTCTACGACGACGCGGGCAGGCTGGCGTTCCGGGTCGACAACTACTCCCGGCGGCGGAAGCtctgcgccggcgagctctTGCTCATGGATGGACAGGGCACGCCGCTCCTGTCCCTCAGGCCGCAG CTTCTCAGTCTGCACGATCGCTGGAATTGCTACATGGCAACGGAAGAAGAAGGCGTCGACAAGAAGCCGTCTCCCACATCACAGCAGCAGGTTTTCACGATGAGTAGGTGCTCAGCTCTGAAGAGCAGCGACGAAGCAGAGGTCCGCATGTCAGCAGCAGGCACCGCTGCATCGTCATCATCTGGCCTCAGCTGCGAGCACCCGCAGGCCGCCGCTCCGGCCTACCGGATCGAGGGCTCCTTCTCCAGGAGGAACTGCAAGATCCGTAGTGGCAGCGACGGCAAGGAGGCGGCACGGATAACGAGGAAGACCGCCGGCGTGGCGTCCAGGCCGGTGGCGACGCTCGAAGACGACGTGTTCAGCCTCGCCGTCCGGCCAGGCGTCGACGTGGCGACGATCATGGCTATTGTTGTTGTGATGGACAGGATCTGTCACAAACCATGCACGCCCATGGTGTGCTCGTCACAGTAG
- the LOC120643455 gene encoding protein LURP-one-related 5-like, translating to MHPVPPRSSPGNIAAATRVHPSDADALHHSCPAAADHQPALYTVWKRSSMGFQGTDGFCVYDDAGALAFRVDNYSRRRKLFAGELLLMDGHGAPLLALRPQIFSMRDQWNCYRASEEAGDKSSSRRQHLFSMRKCSLAKSNEEAEVHISGCTASSDHDSQAPTFRVQGSFWRRSCKIRKGNGEEVARITRKKAGAVSETVTLGEDVFSLTIMPNVDRSMVMAFVVILDRICQRPYKPLICSS from the exons ATGCACCCGGTGCCTCCGCGGTCGAGCCCCGGcaacatcgccgccgccacgcgggTGCACCCTTCCGACGCCGACGCCCTTCACCAcagctgccccgccgccgcggatcaCCAGCCGGCGCTGTACACGGTGTGGAAGAGGTCCAGCATGGGCTTCCAGGGCACCGACGGCTTCTGCGTCTacgacgacgccggcgcccTCGCCTTCCGCGTCGACAACTACTCAAGGCGCCGCAAGCtcttcgccggcgagctcctgctCATGGACGGCCATGGCGCGCCCCTTCTGGCACTCCGCCCACAG ATTTTCAGCATGCGCGATCAGTGGAACTGTTACAGAGCATCAGAAGAAGCTGGTGACAAGAGCTCCTCCAGGCGGCAACACCTCTTCTCCATGAGGAAATGCTCACTTGCAAAAAGCAATGAGGAAGCAGAGGTGCACATATCAGGATGCACCGCTTCATCAGATCATGACTCCCAAGCTCCTACCTTCAGGGTGCAGGGTAGCTTCTGGAGGAGAAGCTGCAAGATCCGAAAAGGCAACGGGGAGGAGGTGGCTAGGATAACTAGGAAGAAAGCCGGCGCAGTGTCGGAGACGGTCACACTTGGCGAAGATGTCTTCAGCCTTACCATCATGCCAAATGTCGATCGCTCAATGGTCATGGCTTTCGTTGTCATTTTGGATCGTATATGCCAGAGGCCATACAAACCTTTAATATGTTCTTCATAG